Proteins encoded by one window of Yersinia massiliensis:
- a CDS encoding sugar efflux transporter, with translation MKSALTFSRRINPVFLAFFVVAFLSGIAGALQAPTLSLFLSTEVKVRPLWVGLFYTVNAIAGITVSFLLAKRSDLRGDRRKLIMVCYLMAVGNCLLFAFNRDYLTLITAGVLLAAVANTAMPQIFALAREYADNSAREVVMFSSIMRAQLSLAWVIGPPLSFMLALNYGFTLMFSIAAGIFVLSALVVWFVLPSVKRAEPVEDAPVVVQGSLFADKDVLLLFIASLLMWTCNTMYIIDMPLYITASLGLPERLAGLLMGTAAGLEIPIMLLAGYSVRRFGKRKIMLFAVLAGVLFYTGLVLFKFKSALMMLQIFNAIFIGIVAGIGMLYFQDLMPGRAGAATTLFTNSISTGVILAGVLQGVLTETWGHDSVYVVAMVLAVLALIICARVREA, from the coding sequence ATGAAATCTGCATTAACTTTTTCCCGCCGCATCAACCCGGTATTTCTTGCTTTCTTTGTGGTGGCTTTTCTTTCAGGTATCGCGGGCGCGTTACAGGCACCGACCTTAAGCCTGTTTTTAAGTACGGAAGTGAAAGTCCGGCCATTGTGGGTCGGCCTGTTTTATACCGTGAATGCCATTGCTGGGATAACCGTCAGCTTCTTACTGGCCAAACGCTCAGACTTACGTGGCGATCGCCGCAAGCTCATCATGGTCTGTTACTTGATGGCGGTGGGGAACTGCCTATTATTTGCTTTTAATCGTGATTATCTGACGTTAATCACTGCCGGTGTGCTCTTGGCGGCCGTCGCCAACACCGCTATGCCGCAAATTTTTGCTTTGGCGCGTGAATACGCGGATAACTCTGCACGTGAAGTGGTGATGTTCAGCTCCATTATGCGTGCGCAGCTCTCATTGGCTTGGGTTATCGGGCCACCGCTGTCGTTTATGTTGGCGCTTAATTATGGCTTTACGCTGATGTTCAGTATTGCCGCCGGCATTTTTGTGCTGAGTGCGCTGGTGGTGTGGTTTGTCTTACCCTCAGTGAAGCGCGCAGAACCCGTAGAGGATGCACCGGTAGTGGTGCAAGGCAGCCTATTTGCCGACAAAGACGTCCTGCTATTGTTTATTGCCTCGTTGCTGATGTGGACGTGCAACACCATGTACATCATTGATATGCCACTCTATATCACCGCCAGTTTGGGGTTGCCTGAGCGGTTGGCCGGCTTATTGATGGGCACCGCTGCGGGGTTGGAAATCCCTATCATGTTGCTGGCGGGATATTCAGTCAGACGCTTTGGTAAACGCAAAATCATGCTGTTTGCGGTGCTTGCGGGCGTCTTGTTCTATACCGGATTGGTGCTGTTTAAATTCAAATCTGCACTGATGATGCTGCAAATTTTTAACGCCATTTTTATCGGTATCGTTGCCGGTATCGGTATGCTCTATTTCCAAGATCTGATGCCGGGCAGAGCTGGGGCGGCGACCACGTTGTTCACCAACAGTATTTCGACAGGTGTCATTTTGGCAGGTGTGTTGCAAGGGGTACTGACCGAAACTTGGGGACATGATTCTGTGTATGTGGTGGCGATGGTGTTAGCGGTTTTAGCGTTGATTATTTGTGCGCGAGTCAGGGAGGCTTAG